The following DNA comes from Candidatus Bathyarchaeota archaeon A05DMB-5.
CTTTGTTTTTTGTCAAAAAGTATTATTCTTCCTATGTTTAACGGTTCGTAATATTTTTGGGCTGTTTGCTGCACACCTTTCCAGACGAGTTGGTAGGTGCACAATTTGACCACCTACAGTAGTTACTTTCCACAAGATGCACTACCGCATATATACTTTATTAACTTAAAATAAATAACCAAAAAGTTAACCTCACAGACGAAAGCAAGGACGTTTAAAAGAGTCCATTATAATAACTGAAGTTTAGTCTACATTGGTAACATACTTAACATCCATGAACCGTCACATGCTGCAGTATTCAAATAACTTAAACCTTCTCGGCAAGTTGCAAATTTTATGTTGTACTTCTCAGCAGTCGCACTCAGAGTCTTCATTAATTTTAATCGTAATTCTTTAGGTAGAAGAATGTATCCCCCTATTTTTTCGCCTTGTTCAAAATAAAGTGGTTCTAATCTCTCTGCAATTTTCGGCATTGCAGCACTGAATCTTTTCCAGTTATCTGGTTTCACCTTGTATGTTGAGGCTGTTATGTGCTTGACACCTATCTGAGCGAGTGTTCTAATAAGATTTTCACAGTTTTCGTTTACATGCGGAATTATTGGGTCTATGCGTACACACACTGGAATGCCCTTACTGGCTAGTTCTTCTGCGGCTCTCAAACGTTTTGATGGGGGCGGCGCATTTGGCTCGATGATTTTTGCAGCGTCGTCTTCTGTTGTGATTGTTAAAGCAACCATTGAGGAAGCTTTTCTCAAAAGGTCCGCGTCTCTAACAACTAAAGATGATTTTGTTATTATTTGGATTTTGCAGTTGCTTTGGGTTAGAATTTCTAAGCATTTTCGCATTAAACCAGTTTTTTCTTCCAAATTAGGGTAGGGGTCTGAAGAATTGGAAATTGAGATTATTTCTCCTTTTAGGCGAGCAGCCTCTCTTCTTAGTTTTGAAATTAAATCTTTTTTTGGTCTGCAATCATGAAATTTTGGAATGTAGCTTGAAGCGTAACAGTAAACGCAATGGTGGTCGCAACCAGTGTAAGGATTAAAGGTCAATTTAGGCGGGCAAGTACAAAACTTAGAACGCCAAGAGTCAAATTTGGAAATCAAAGTCACAAGATTTCACTGTGAATATTCTAGGATAAAACGTCAACAAAAACCATTCGCTCCCTAATTTACGAATGAAATTTTAAGATAGTACGAGAGGTGAGGAGTACACTATCATTTAAAACTGTCAAGTCGTTCTTTTACACCAATGCTTTGAACCATTCAATCGTGCACTATGTTAAACTGATACTAATTACTTTACAAACAATAAAAAAGAGAGGATTATATGCGGTTAAAGACGCCCA
Coding sequences within:
- a CDS encoding radical SAM protein, translated to MTFNPYTGCDHHCVYCYASSYIPKFHDCRPKKDLISKLRREAARLKGEIISISNSSDPYPNLEEKTGLMRKCLEILTQSNCKIQIITKSSLVVRDADLLRKASSMVALTITTEDDAAKIIEPNAPPPSKRLRAAEELASKGIPVCVRIDPIIPHVNENCENLIRTLAQIGVKHITASTYKVKPDNWKRFSAAMPKIAERLEPLYFEQGEKIGGYILLPKELRLKLMKTLSATAEKYNIKFATCREGLSYLNTAACDGSWMLSMLPM